One window from the genome of Haladaptatus paucihalophilus DX253 encodes:
- the infB gene encoding translation initiation factor IF-2, whose translation MSDTDTHETETRSLRTPIVAVLGHVDHGKTSLLDKIRGSTVIEGEAGAITQHIGATAVPLDVVSKVAGKLVNPDDFDLPGLLFIDTPGHHSFTTLRSRGGALADIAILVVDVNDGFQPQTVEAINILKQSQTPFIVAANKIDTTPGWNPEMDAPVQQTYEAQSDRARSTLDSSLYELIGELSDAGFSADLYWRVQNFQNNIGVVPVSAETGEGVPDVLTVLMGLAQRYMREDMEIDVAGPGAGTVLEVKEEKGFGTTLDVVLYDGTVRADETIVVGGMNEPIVTDVRALLKPRPLAEIRTEDRFEKVDSIAAAAGVKIAAPNLDEAMAGAPVRVVRDREIEDVIEEVQAELAEVEVSTQEEGIVVKADTLGSLEAIVSTLEEEEIPVMRAEVGDVAPRDIRFATTAEEPKHRTILAFNVDVLADAADEAEQRDIRLFDSDVIYQLIEEYEEYVDEMERAQQQTVLDNITRPARFRILEDHVFRQNDPAVVGVEIMSGTVRNNSFVAKFEANEPKRVGTLKGIQEQGDDVDEARAGSRVSVAIDGPTVGRQIDEGDELWIELPEKHAKILEQELSEDIPGDELEALRMYLDKQRKRDPFWGK comes from the coding sequence ATGTCGGACACAGATACACACGAAACGGAAACTCGATCCCTCAGGACTCCCATCGTCGCAGTCCTCGGTCACGTCGACCACGGCAAGACCAGCCTGCTCGACAAGATCCGAGGCTCGACGGTCATCGAGGGCGAGGCGGGAGCGATTACACAACATATCGGCGCGACGGCCGTGCCGCTCGACGTGGTGTCGAAGGTCGCCGGGAAACTGGTCAACCCGGACGACTTCGACCTGCCGGGGCTGCTCTTCATCGACACCCCGGGTCACCATTCGTTTACGACCCTTCGGTCGCGTGGTGGCGCGCTGGCGGACATCGCCATCCTCGTGGTGGACGTCAACGACGGCTTCCAGCCACAGACGGTGGAGGCCATCAACATCCTCAAACAGTCACAGACGCCGTTCATCGTCGCCGCGAACAAGATAGACACGACGCCGGGGTGGAACCCCGAGATGGACGCCCCGGTCCAGCAGACGTACGAGGCCCAGAGCGACCGCGCGCGCTCGACGCTCGACAGCAGTCTGTACGAACTCATCGGCGAACTCAGCGACGCGGGCTTCTCGGCGGACCTCTACTGGCGCGTCCAGAACTTCCAGAACAACATCGGCGTCGTCCCCGTCAGCGCCGAGACGGGCGAGGGCGTCCCCGACGTGCTGACCGTGTTGATGGGTCTGGCCCAGCGCTACATGCGCGAGGACATGGAAATCGACGTGGCCGGGCCGGGTGCCGGAACCGTCCTCGAAGTCAAAGAGGAGAAGGGCTTCGGGACGACCCTCGACGTGGTGCTGTACGACGGCACCGTCCGTGCGGACGAAACCATCGTCGTCGGCGGGATGAACGAGCCCATCGTGACGGACGTTCGCGCCCTGCTGAAACCGCGACCGCTCGCCGAAATCCGAACCGAAGACCGGTTCGAGAAGGTCGATTCCATCGCGGCGGCGGCCGGGGTGAAAATCGCGGCACCGAATTTGGACGAGGCGATGGCGGGTGCGCCCGTCCGCGTCGTCCGTGACCGCGAAATCGAAGACGTCATCGAGGAGGTCCAAGCCGAACTCGCGGAAGTCGAGGTCAGCACGCAGGAGGAGGGCATCGTCGTGAAAGCCGACACCCTCGGAAGCCTCGAAGCCATCGTGAGCACGCTCGAAGAGGAGGAAATACCGGTCATGCGCGCGGAGGTCGGCGACGTCGCCCCGCGCGACATCCGCTTTGCGACGACCGCGGAGGAGCCGAAACACCGGACCATTCTGGCGTTCAACGTGGACGTGCTCGCCGACGCCGCGGACGAAGCGGAACAGCGCGACATCCGACTGTTCGACAGCGACGTCATCTACCAGCTCATCGAGGAGTACGAGGAGTACGTGGACGAGATGGAGCGCGCCCAACAGCAGACCGTCCTCGACAATATCACCCGTCCGGCCCGCTTTCGCATCCTCGAAGACCACGTGTTCCGACAGAACGACCCCGCCGTCGTCGGCGTCGAGATAATGTCAGGAACGGTACGGAACAACTCCTTCGTCGCCAAGTTCGAGGCGAACGAACCGAAACGCGTCGGCACCCTCAAGGGGATTCAAGAACAGGGCGACGACGTGGACGAAGCCCGCGCGGGAAGCCGCGTCAGCGTCGCCATCGACGGGCCGACGGTCGGCAGGCAGATCGACGAGGGCGACGAGTTGTGGATCGAACTCCCCGAGAAACACGCCAAGATTCTGGAACAGGAGCTTTCCGAGGACATCCCCGGCGACGAACTCGAAGCGCTCCGGATGTATCTCGACAAACAGCGCAAACGCGACCCGTTCTGGGGCAAGTAA
- a CDS encoding PRC-barrel domain-containing protein has protein sequence MPSILAENLSGKAVMGSDGTELGMLYNITMNLKTGGLSSLVVEPDEQLDTDTVDLETNEDGHFELPVNRVQAVKDYIVVQR, from the coding sequence ATGCCGAGCATACTCGCGGAAAATCTCTCGGGAAAGGCCGTCATGGGTTCGGACGGTACGGAACTGGGAATGCTCTACAACATCACCATGAACCTGAAGACGGGGGGGCTGTCCAGCCTCGTCGTCGAACCCGACGAACAGCTCGATACCGACACCGTCGACCTCGAAACGAATGAGGACGGTCATTTCGAACTACCCGTAAACCGAGTGCAAGCGGTTAAAGACTACATCGTCGTTCAGCGGTAA
- a CDS encoding NOB1 family endonuclease encodes MYVLDSSAFINEYHTTQQTASIPMVQEELEGEHAFRFDAMEGSGMHIHIPRDDAVEKVRRAADHTGDLDVLSDTDIRLVASAFELDGTLVTDDYAMQNVADRLDVSVEVIAQDGIEEQRDWSFQCSGCGREFDEKKDRCPICGSPLSRKNPN; translated from the coding sequence ATGTACGTTTTAGACTCCTCAGCCTTCATCAACGAGTATCACACCACCCAACAGACAGCGTCGATTCCGATGGTTCAGGAGGAACTCGAAGGCGAACACGCCTTCCGGTTCGACGCCATGGAGGGTTCGGGAATGCACATTCACATCCCCCGCGACGATGCCGTCGAGAAGGTACGCCGAGCGGCGGACCACACGGGCGACTTGGACGTGCTTTCGGACACCGACATCCGACTCGTCGCGTCCGCGTTCGAACTGGATGGGACCCTCGTCACCGACGACTACGCGATGCAGAACGTCGCCGACCGACTGGACGTTTCCGTCGAAGTCATCGCGCAGGACGGTATCGAGGAACAGCGCGACTGGTCGTTCCAGTGCTCGGGATGCGGTCGGGAGTTCGACGAGAAGAAAGACCGGTGCCCGATTTGTGGCAGCCCGCTCTCACGGAAGAATCCCAACTGA
- a CDS encoding CPBP family intramembrane glutamic endopeptidase, with the protein MEDGTAAGVGESSPPRSFEGMVRAVLQSGALGFSGLLAISIWASILVSLAGGESVGVMVRSALSIVSLGLGTGTVALVFLRVRGIGRSYLDFKLPTRRDVGYIVVGILSIFVLMFILSFLLTELGIRTASHSVEQQAKSGNPDILLLFVPLSWLVIGPCEELLYRNIIQKSLYDSFSDYGAVVVASVVFALAHVLAYATGSTPLELAGTLVVIFFLSLVLGTVYLKTDNLTASALVHGTFDAIVFGVMYLQFAG; encoded by the coding sequence ATGGAAGACGGTACCGCGGCGGGGGTCGGCGAGTCGTCTCCCCCGCGCTCCTTCGAGGGGATGGTGCGTGCAGTGCTCCAAAGCGGCGCGCTCGGATTCTCCGGATTGCTCGCCATCTCCATCTGGGCGTCGATACTCGTCTCGCTGGCGGGCGGTGAGAGCGTCGGCGTGATGGTACGCTCCGCGCTCAGCATCGTTTCGCTCGGCCTCGGAACCGGCACCGTCGCGCTCGTATTCCTCCGCGTACGGGGAATCGGTCGCTCGTATCTCGATTTCAAACTTCCGACCCGGCGCGACGTCGGCTACATCGTCGTGGGGATACTCTCCATCTTCGTCCTGATGTTCATCCTCTCGTTCCTGCTGACCGAACTCGGCATTCGGACGGCCAGTCACAGCGTCGAGCAACAGGCGAAAAGCGGCAACCCGGACATCCTGTTGCTCTTCGTTCCCCTCTCGTGGCTCGTCATCGGGCCGTGCGAGGAACTGCTGTATCGAAACATCATCCAAAAGTCGCTGTACGATTCGTTCTCGGACTACGGAGCGGTCGTGGTTGCGAGCGTCGTGTTCGCGCTGGCGCACGTGCTCGCCTACGCGACGGGTTCGACGCCGCTCGAACTGGCGGGGACGCTCGTCGTCATCTTCTTCCTCTCGCTCGTCCTCGGAACGGTGTATCTGAAAACGGACAACCTCACGGCGTCGGCGCTCGTCCACGGGACGTTCGACGCCATCGTGTTCGGCGTGATGTATCTCCAGTTTGCAGGATAA
- a CDS encoding BGTF surface domain-containing protein: MAIVALSTVSGVTSARGGTALDATGKTPLSHDQTTANNSSVSIYHEDVPLVLNAAGNQSIRGNTTLDPGTELEMQIHATNRFFMSRLVTVASNGTFAATFNFSEYEPGTKFGVIVGRPQNNSTDVDALTVVDGVLRNRTNESVQRSTTTATTTEAATMTSTTAATDGSDAAASTTRTTSTETEMAAEAPTESEGQPGFGVFVAVVALVGLVGLGFARRID, from the coding sequence GTGGCAATCGTCGCTCTCTCGACCGTCTCGGGCGTGACGAGCGCACGCGGCGGTACCGCTCTCGACGCGACGGGAAAAACCCCGCTTAGCCACGACCAAACGACCGCGAATAACAGTTCGGTTTCGATTTATCACGAGGATGTTCCTCTCGTTCTCAATGCTGCAGGCAATCAGTCTATCCGTGGAAACACGACGCTCGACCCCGGCACGGAGCTCGAAATGCAGATTCACGCCACGAATCGGTTCTTCATGTCCCGATTGGTGACCGTGGCGTCCAACGGCACCTTCGCCGCGACGTTCAACTTCTCCGAGTACGAACCCGGCACGAAGTTCGGCGTCATCGTCGGCCGTCCGCAAAACAACTCGACGGACGTCGACGCGCTGACCGTCGTCGATGGCGTCCTCCGAAACCGGACGAACGAGTCGGTACAGCGTTCGACGACCACGGCGACGACGACCGAAGCCGCGACGATGACCTCGACGACCGCCGCGACGGACGGATCTGACGCGGCCGCCAGCACAACTCGGACGACGAGCACCGAAACCGAGATGGCGGCCGAGGCACCGACCGAGAGTGAAGGACAACCCGGATTCGGCGTCTTCGTCGCCGTCGTCGCCCTCGTGGGCCTCGTCGGACTCGGTTTCGCCCGCCGAATCGACTGA
- the pan2 gene encoding proteasome-activating nucleotidase Pan2, translating to MSRSPSVPDRPTLELDPEMSDEERLSALKEHFTDITKVNQKLRERVDAAAERRDDLANEVDQLQRENEMLKTTSLYVATVEDVTEDGVIIKQHGNNQEVLTDVAVQLREDIEAGDRVAVNDSFTIQRLLDTEKDARAQAMEVDASPTVSYEDIGGIDEQIREVREAVEEPLVNPEQFEAAGIEPPSGVLLHGPPGTGKTMLAKAVANRTDATFIKMAGSELVQKFIGEGAKLVRDLFSLAAEREPAVIFIDEIDAVASRRTDSKTSGDAEVQRTMMQLLSEMDGFEDRGNIRIIAATNRFDMLDSAILRPGRFDRLIEVPNPTVEGRHRILEIHTGDMNLADDVDFDRLADETEGFSGAEIESLTTESGMFAIRDDRSEVTMADFEGALEKMEAGDKSSVPNLRYAY from the coding sequence ATGTCACGCAGCCCATCCGTCCCGGACCGACCAACGCTCGAACTGGACCCCGAGATGTCCGACGAGGAGCGCCTGTCCGCGCTCAAGGAACATTTCACGGACATCACGAAGGTCAACCAGAAACTGCGTGAGCGCGTCGATGCCGCGGCCGAGCGACGAGACGATCTCGCAAACGAGGTCGACCAACTCCAGCGTGAAAACGAGATGCTGAAGACGACCTCCCTGTACGTCGCGACCGTCGAGGACGTGACCGAGGACGGGGTTATCATCAAGCAACACGGCAACAATCAGGAGGTGCTGACAGACGTGGCGGTGCAACTTCGGGAGGACATCGAGGCTGGTGACCGCGTCGCCGTCAACGATTCGTTCACCATTCAACGGTTGTTGGACACGGAAAAGGACGCACGAGCGCAGGCGATGGAAGTGGACGCATCGCCGACCGTCTCGTACGAGGACATCGGCGGCATCGACGAGCAGATTCGGGAGGTCCGCGAAGCCGTCGAGGAACCCCTCGTCAACCCCGAGCAGTTCGAAGCGGCGGGTATCGAGCCGCCGAGCGGCGTTCTGCTCCACGGCCCGCCGGGAACCGGGAAGACGATGCTGGCGAAAGCGGTCGCCAACCGGACCGACGCCACGTTCATCAAGATGGCCGGGTCCGAACTCGTCCAGAAGTTCATCGGTGAGGGCGCGAAACTCGTCCGCGACCTCTTCTCCCTCGCGGCGGAACGCGAACCCGCGGTCATCTTCATCGACGAAATCGACGCCGTGGCGTCCCGGCGAACCGACTCGAAGACGTCCGGTGACGCGGAGGTCCAACGCACGATGATGCAGTTGCTCTCGGAGATGGACGGCTTCGAGGACCGCGGCAACATCCGCATCATCGCGGCGACCAACCGCTTCGACATGCTCGACAGCGCCATCCTCCGCCCGGGCCGCTTCGACCGCCTCATCGAAGTCCCGAACCCGACCGTGGAGGGTCGCCACCGCATCCTCGAAATCCACACCGGCGACATGAATCTCGCCGACGACGTGGACTTCGACCGCCTCGCCGACGAGACGGAGGGCTTCAGCGGTGCGGAAATCGAGAGTCTGACGACCGAATCCGGCATGTTCGCCATCCGCGACGACCGGTCCGAGGTGACCATGGCGGACTTCGAGGGTGCGCTCGAAAAGATGGAAGCGGGTGACAAGTCGTCGGTCCCGAACCTGCGGTACGCGTACTAA
- the pepF gene encoding oligoendopeptidase F: MSSVPERSAIDAQYKWDLESIYATDEEWEEAYEDVEERLSELEAYEGQVTDDGETLLTVLQLSDELGREVSMVASYARMRSDEDTSDQEYQALASRAQSLASRAGSATSFIEPEIQSLDREELDQMIAETDGLETYEHALDDVIRMKEHTRSAEIENLLAEFGEVTGAPNDIYSMLSNADMTFPTVEDPDGESVEITQSNFVNLLKNPDREFRQTVYENYFDEWSDVRNAVGAAYKNSVKADVKYARARNYDTAREAALDGPNVPVDVYDNLLDTVRDNLDKLHRHAELKRRSLGVDELRMWDVYMPMTDTESPDLDYDQAVEYVVDAVGALGDDYQSRVAEGIESRWIDVYETQDKRSGAYSGGTYDTQPFILMNYQDDISSMYTLAHELGHSLHSQLTSESQPYTYSSYEIFVAEVASTVNEALLTHHLLETVEDPDFRRHVLNEYLERFRSTLYRQTLFADFEYRAHQLAEDNEALTPDRLDGIYGDLKREFYDPAVVDDRIEREWMRIPHFYRAYYVYQYSTGISAAVALADKILEEGEPAAERYLDFLSNGSREYPLTLLQGAGVDMSSPEPIQRALDVYGKRLDEMEELI, encoded by the coding sequence ATGAGTTCTGTTCCCGAACGGAGTGCTATTGATGCCCAATACAAGTGGGATTTGGAAAGTATCTACGCGACCGACGAGGAGTGGGAGGAGGCGTACGAGGACGTCGAAGAGCGACTGAGCGAGTTGGAGGCGTACGAGGGACAGGTGACGGACGACGGCGAGACGTTGCTCACCGTGCTTCAACTCTCCGACGAACTCGGACGCGAAGTCTCCATGGTCGCCTCCTACGCTCGGATGCGGAGCGACGAGGACACGTCCGATCAGGAGTATCAGGCGCTCGCCTCGCGCGCCCAGTCGCTCGCTTCGCGCGCCGGGAGCGCGACGAGTTTCATCGAACCCGAAATCCAGTCGTTGGACCGCGAGGAACTCGACCAGATGATAGCGGAGACGGACGGGTTGGAGACGTACGAACACGCCTTGGACGACGTGATTCGGATGAAAGAACACACCCGTTCGGCCGAAATAGAGAATTTGCTCGCGGAGTTCGGCGAGGTCACGGGCGCGCCGAACGACATCTACAGCATGCTCTCGAACGCCGACATGACGTTCCCGACGGTCGAGGACCCCGACGGGGAGTCAGTCGAAATCACCCAGAGCAACTTCGTCAACCTCCTCAAAAACCCCGACCGAGAGTTCCGCCAGACGGTCTACGAGAACTACTTCGACGAGTGGAGCGACGTCCGCAACGCGGTCGGCGCGGCGTACAAAAACAGCGTCAAAGCGGACGTGAAATACGCCCGCGCTCGGAACTACGACACCGCACGAGAGGCGGCGCTCGACGGGCCGAACGTCCCCGTCGACGTATACGATAACCTCCTCGACACCGTTCGGGACAACCTCGACAAGCTCCACCGACACGCGGAACTCAAGCGTCGGAGCCTCGGCGTGGACGAACTCCGGATGTGGGACGTGTACATGCCGATGACCGACACCGAGAGTCCCGACCTCGACTACGACCAAGCGGTCGAGTACGTCGTGGACGCGGTGGGTGCGCTCGGCGACGATTACCAGTCGCGCGTCGCGGAGGGTATCGAGTCCCGCTGGATAGACGTGTACGAAACCCAAGACAAGCGGAGCGGTGCCTACAGCGGTGGGACGTACGACACCCAGCCGTTCATCCTGATGAATTATCAGGACGACATCTCCTCGATGTACACGCTGGCCCACGAACTCGGCCACTCGCTTCACTCGCAGTTGACGAGCGAGTCCCAACCGTACACGTACAGCAGTTACGAGATATTCGTCGCCGAAGTCGCCAGTACGGTCAACGAGGCGCTGTTGACCCACCATCTCCTCGAAACGGTCGAGGACCCCGACTTCCGACGACACGTCCTGAACGAGTACCTCGAACGGTTCCGCTCGACCCTGTACCGGCAGACGCTGTTCGCCGACTTCGAGTATCGGGCCCACCAACTCGCGGAGGACAACGAGGCGCTCACCCCCGACCGGTTGGACGGTATCTACGGCGACCTGAAACGCGAGTTCTACGACCCCGCCGTCGTCGACGACCGAATCGAGCGCGAATGGATGCGGATTCCGCACTTCTACCGCGCGTACTACGTCTACCAGTACAGTACGGGCATCAGCGCCGCCGTCGCGCTGGCGGACAAGATTCTGGAGGAGGGCGAACCCGCCGCCGAACGGTACCTCGACTTCCTCAGCAACGGGTCGCGCGAGTATCCGCTCACCCTGCTCCAAGGCGCGGGCGTCGATATGAGTTCGCCGGAGCCGATTCAGCGCGCGCTCGACGTGTACGGAAAACGGCTCGACGAGATGGAAGAACTCATCTAA
- a CDS encoding helix-turn-helix domain-containing protein, with the protein MTVGLDVRVGIKPTGHCPIVDISEEGLVADFVPGSGGGIPAQISVEAERAGEVDDWPHLSQTLQTTSHTYYRLSGFGQAIDDGGVSCSSCRNCTVTTCLLNRFPSLPADPYEVSWRERRLCLSFALRDRRELSALVESFRTGGYSIELQHLLHGDSEPGAESNVVLDLRTLTGRQRDALDLAISGDYFGPEGSDALELADELGISPSTFSTHVRLAVRKLLCQLSEDG; encoded by the coding sequence GTGACTGTTGGACTCGATGTGAGGGTGGGAATCAAACCGACGGGCCATTGTCCGATAGTGGATATCTCGGAGGAAGGGCTCGTGGCCGACTTCGTTCCCGGGAGCGGCGGGGGGATACCCGCGCAAATCTCGGTCGAAGCGGAACGAGCGGGCGAGGTAGACGACTGGCCGCATCTCAGCCAGACGTTACAAACGACATCGCACACCTACTATCGATTGAGCGGCTTCGGACAAGCTATCGACGACGGCGGTGTCAGCTGTTCGTCGTGTCGGAACTGTACCGTCACGACCTGCCTCCTCAACCGGTTTCCGTCGCTCCCGGCGGACCCGTACGAAGTGTCCTGGCGGGAAAGACGGCTCTGTCTCTCGTTCGCGCTTCGAGACCGACGCGAACTGTCGGCCCTGGTCGAGTCGTTTCGGACCGGCGGATACAGCATCGAACTCCAACACCTCCTGCACGGCGATAGCGAACCCGGAGCCGAGTCGAACGTCGTTCTCGACCTTCGAACCCTGACCGGTCGCCAACGGGACGCACTCGACCTCGCTATCTCCGGGGACTACTTCGGTCCGGAAGGGTCCGACGCACTCGAACTCGCGGACGAACTCGGCATCTCGCCGTCAACGTTTTCGACGCACGTGCGGCTTGCAGTTCGGAAACTGCTGTGTCAACTTTCCGAGGACGGCTGA
- a CDS encoding response regulator — MTRDDSERTTVLIVDDEPDLAATFAAWLDHEYDVQEANDVDSARAYLDTADVILLDRKMPGTSGDELLDEIDERGIDVQVGMLTAVDPDVSVIDMPFDDYATKPIGREGLRSLVGSLERRLAYGEQLQELYAVATKRATLLDTLDEAELSKSSKFAELTARFEKLREQTDESLQSFRSDYEAALKAATGEQHD, encoded by the coding sequence ATGACTAGAGATGACTCCGAACGAACTACCGTGTTGATCGTGGACGATGAACCGGACCTCGCGGCGACGTTCGCGGCGTGGCTCGACCACGAGTACGATGTACAGGAGGCGAACGACGTCGATTCGGCGCGTGCGTATCTCGATACCGCCGACGTGATACTGCTCGACCGCAAGATGCCGGGTACCTCCGGCGACGAACTACTGGACGAGATAGACGAACGCGGTATCGACGTTCAGGTCGGTATGCTGACCGCGGTGGACCCGGACGTGAGCGTTATCGACATGCCGTTCGACGACTACGCCACCAAACCGATCGGTCGGGAGGGACTTCGCTCGCTGGTCGGATCACTCGAACGACGATTGGCGTACGGAGAGCAGTTACAGGAGCTGTACGCGGTCGCCACGAAACGAGCCACGTTACTCGATACGCTCGACGAGGCGGAACTCTCGAAGTCTTCGAAGTTCGCCGAGCTCACGGCTCGGTTCGAGAAACTCCGCGAGCAGACGGACGAGTCGCTGCAATCGTTCCGGAGCGACTACGAAGCAGCACTGAAGGCAGCCACCGGAGAGCAGCATGACTGA
- a CDS encoding two-component system sensor histidine kinase NtrB: MTDDGHCSTPTDVSSDGIEPDRLTVLMVATNAETKRVASALEDEHRLSTRTVPSANDALGRLDEERSIDCLVIARAEFPDDVESFLADVRALRPGLPVVLSDWGRPELLSRRIRREVELCRGLRDLAGFREAVEHAGHAIMITDRSGTIEYVNSAFERTTGYDESEAVGRRPSILKSGEHDREFYTDLWMTILNGEVWEGRLENRHRSGYHYPIEQTIAPITNEVGDVTRFVAVNRDISRQKAYEDQLREQNQRLESFARTVAHDLRNPLNVVQGQVELARERGDERFFDAALRAASRMDRLIDELLKLAEQGKAVLDPEPVALTDAATNAWELTDTLDATLSVDSDRRIVADETRLCQLLENLFSNAVVHAGSDVSVTVGTTDEGIYVADDGPGIPETERATVFESGYTTASEGTGFGLAIVKQIADAHGWQIAVGESEDGGARFEVSGVELKANGDET, from the coding sequence ATGACTGACGACGGTCACTGTTCCACTCCAACGGACGTTTCGAGCGACGGTATCGAACCGGACAGGCTTACGGTGTTGATGGTTGCGACGAACGCGGAGACGAAGCGGGTCGCATCCGCCTTGGAGGACGAGCATCGACTTTCGACGCGAACCGTGCCCTCGGCGAACGACGCACTCGGCCGTCTCGACGAGGAGCGCTCCATCGACTGCCTCGTCATCGCCCGAGCGGAGTTTCCGGACGACGTGGAGTCGTTTCTCGCCGACGTTCGAGCGCTCCGACCCGGACTGCCGGTCGTCCTCTCCGACTGGGGACGCCCGGAACTCCTTTCCAGGCGGATTCGCCGCGAGGTCGAACTCTGCCGTGGATTGCGCGACCTCGCAGGGTTTCGAGAGGCGGTCGAACACGCCGGGCACGCCATCATGATAACCGACCGGAGCGGGACGATAGAGTACGTCAACTCGGCGTTCGAGCGAACGACGGGATACGACGAAAGCGAGGCCGTTGGCCGCCGTCCCAGCATCCTCAAATCGGGCGAGCACGACCGGGAGTTTTACACTGACCTCTGGATGACGATCCTCAACGGCGAAGTGTGGGAAGGACGCCTGGAGAATCGTCACCGGTCGGGGTATCACTACCCCATCGAACAGACCATCGCTCCCATCACCAACGAGGTCGGCGACGTGACGAGGTTCGTCGCGGTCAACCGGGATATTTCGCGGCAGAAGGCCTACGAAGACCAACTTCGAGAACAGAACCAGCGCCTCGAATCGTTCGCACGGACGGTCGCACACGACCTTCGCAATCCCCTGAACGTGGTTCAGGGGCAGGTGGAACTCGCACGCGAGCGGGGCGACGAACGGTTCTTCGACGCCGCGCTTCGCGCCGCCTCCCGAATGGACCGACTGATCGACGAACTCCTGAAACTCGCGGAACAGGGGAAGGCGGTGCTCGACCCCGAACCGGTGGCGCTTACCGACGCGGCGACGAACGCGTGGGAATTGACCGACACGCTCGATGCAACGCTATCGGTCGATAGCGACCGACGAATCGTCGCCGACGAAACGCGGTTGTGCCAACTGTTGGAGAACCTCTTTTCGAACGCGGTGGTCCACGCCGGTTCGGACGTGTCCGTCACCGTCGGAACGACCGACGAGGGGATTTACGTGGCCGACGACGGACCGGGCATCCCCGAAACGGAGCGCGCGACGGTCTTCGAATCCGGGTACACGACCGCATCCGAGGGGACCGGATTCGGCCTCGCTATCGTGAAACAGATCGCCGATGCCCACGGATGGCAAATAGCCGTCGGCGAGAGCGAAGACGGCGGCGCACGGTTCGAGGTGTCCGGGGTCGAATTGAAAGCGAACGGGGACGAGACGTGA